In Paenibacillus ihbetae, the following are encoded in one genomic region:
- a CDS encoding phosphotransferase enzyme family protein, with protein sequence MEHDIKVDAEETRAALLDKAQKLAGSACKHYELHGADVAFIGFSECATYRIRTAGEDKHLLRIHLDRRSKAEIQSELFFLEALQGVDSGVPDRNGETVIELRTDDGNSSSYITLMNWIDGQPAAEGITDQQVYNVGQLLQRLHQAVEGIVLPPGFIRPRWGARSFDEAMTRLARYYSSFLTEPEWRLYGHAAAKIRTALAGMKRNAHTYGLIHADLHIGNIVFDEDDPRPIDFGRCGFGYFLYDAAAILLALGPEQRRNMLRAYHGTRQMREDEVKQLECFFYHDHDGELQPPCFQSAGMGRSAG encoded by the coding sequence ATGGAGCATGATATAAAAGTGGATGCGGAAGAAACGCGGGCAGCTTTACTGGACAAGGCGCAGAAGCTGGCAGGGTCCGCGTGCAAGCATTATGAACTGCACGGAGCCGATGTGGCGTTTATCGGATTTTCCGAATGTGCAACCTACCGTATTCGTACGGCGGGGGAGGACAAGCATCTGTTGCGGATCCACTTGGATCGGCGAAGCAAAGCGGAGATCCAGTCGGAGCTGTTCTTTCTCGAAGCATTACAAGGAGTCGACTCAGGCGTTCCTGACCGAAACGGAGAAACCGTGATAGAGCTTCGTACGGACGATGGCAATTCCTCTTCATATATAACGCTGATGAATTGGATTGATGGGCAACCGGCTGCGGAGGGAATCACGGATCAACAGGTGTATAACGTTGGCCAATTGCTCCAGAGGCTTCATCAGGCAGTGGAAGGCATCGTACTTCCTCCCGGGTTCATCAGGCCGCGATGGGGAGCACGCAGCTTTGACGAGGCCATGACCAGACTTGCGCGATATTACAGCAGCTTTTTAACAGAGCCGGAATGGCGGTTGTATGGGCATGCAGCAGCAAAGATCCGTACAGCGCTTGCAGGAATGAAAAGAAACGCGCATACCTATGGACTCATCCATGCCGATCTGCACATTGGAAATATCGTATTCGACGAGGATGACCCTCGTCCGATCGATTTCGGAAGATGCGGTTTCGGTTATTTTCTGTATGACGCAGCAGCAATCCTGCTCGCGCTCGGGCCGGAACAGCGGCGGAATATGCTCCGGGCATATCATGGAACCCGCCAAATGCGCGAGGATGAAGTGAAGCAATTGGAGTGCTTTTTTTATCATGACCATGATGGAGAACTACAGCCACCATGCTTCCAATCCGCTGGAATGGGAAGGAGCGCGGGCTGA
- a CDS encoding CD3324 family protein, with protein MKYINADIILPEELLKEVQKYVQGKMVYIPKPEGLRKKWGENSGSRAYLKNRNEEIRRKFAEGASIDELSSHYCLSCDSIKKIVYTKNNK; from the coding sequence ATGAAATATATAAACGCGGATATTATACTTCCTGAGGAGCTGCTGAAGGAAGTTCAGAAATATGTGCAGGGCAAGATGGTGTACATCCCGAAGCCCGAGGGGCTGCGGAAGAAATGGGGAGAGAACTCCGGAAGCAGGGCCTATTTGAAAAATAGGAACGAGGAAATCCGCCGGAAATTTGCGGAGGGGGCTTCCATCGACGAACTGTCCTCACACTATTGCCTGTCGTGCGATTCGATCAAGAAAATCGTTTATACCAAAAACAACAAGTAA
- a CDS encoding DnaD domain-containing protein, translated as MDHGNAGGSRGSWADGAAAGMSQGMAIIPYSLLRYYRKLGLTDREAMLLIHLIGFQQVEFKAFPSLEELSDVTGIPAASIAPSLQRLMKEGLLGIDEYVDGAQGIHYERYNLNGLYKKLADCMAEEDTAPQPDRSKPQSPLSGRGGSASPESAGARTVPEKEERNLFTIFEKEFGRPLSPMELETISGWVDADRYPDELILLALKEAVFAGKLHFRYIDRILLEWSRNRVRTAQDAKAYTQKFRNIGR; from the coding sequence ATGGATCACGGCAATGCCGGCGGCAGCCGGGGATCTTGGGCCGACGGCGCGGCAGCGGGAATGAGCCAGGGCATGGCGATTATACCGTACTCGCTCCTTCGCTACTACCGGAAGCTGGGCCTGACGGACCGAGAGGCGATGCTGCTGATCCATTTGATCGGTTTTCAGCAGGTCGAATTCAAGGCATTTCCGTCCCTGGAGGAGCTGTCCGATGTAACGGGCATTCCAGCTGCTTCGATCGCTCCCAGCCTGCAGCGGCTCATGAAGGAAGGGCTTCTCGGTATCGATGAATACGTCGACGGAGCGCAAGGAATCCATTATGAGCGGTACAACCTGAACGGGTTGTACAAGAAGCTGGCGGATTGCATGGCCGAAGAGGATACGGCCCCTCAGCCGGACCGAAGCAAACCGCAGTCCCCGCTCTCGGGTCGAGGAGGGTCCGCTTCGCCGGAATCCGCAGGAGCCCGGACGGTTCCGGAGAAGGAAGAGCGCAATCTGTTCACCATTTTCGAGAAGGAGTTCGGCCGCCCGCTGTCACCGATGGAACTCGAGACGATCTCCGGGTGGGTGGATGCGGACCGTTATCCGGATGAGCTGATCCTGCTGGCCTTGAAGGAAGCGGTGTTTGCCGGAAAGCTGCATTTTCGCTACATCGACCGGATTCTGCTGGAGTGGAGCCGCAATCGCGTGCGCACGGCCCAGGATGCCAAAGCTTATACGCAGAAATTCAGAAATATCGGAAGATAG
- the asnS gene encoding asparagine--tRNA ligase: MATKSVIRHVSQHVGETVTIGAWINNKRSSGKIQFLQLRDGTGYIQGVVVKNEVSEQVWNDAKSLTQESSLYVTGEIREEPRSQSGYEMTVTGIEIIHLTENYPITPKEHGVDFLMDHRHLWLRTQKQRAIMVIRAEIIRAIQEYFDTNGFTLVDPPILTPTSAEGTTNLFHTKYFDEDAYLTQSGQLYMEAAAMALGKVYSFGPTFRAEKSKTRRHLIEFWMIEPEMAFTDHEESLKVQEQFIAHVVQSVVKNCRRELETIGRDISKLEAIQAPFPRITYDEAIEFLHTQGFDIPWGEDFGAPHETAIAEKYDKPVFITHYPAGIKAFYMKPDPNRPEVVLCADMIAPEGYGEIIGGSQRIDDPQLLEERFKEHDLSMDTYQWYMDLRKYGTVPHSGFGLGLERTVAWICGLDHVRETIPFPRTLYRLYP, from the coding sequence ATGGCCACCAAAAGTGTGATTCGTCACGTCAGCCAGCATGTCGGTGAGACGGTAACCATCGGCGCCTGGATTAACAACAAGCGTTCCAGCGGCAAGATTCAATTCCTGCAGCTTCGGGACGGTACCGGATATATTCAAGGCGTAGTCGTTAAGAATGAAGTGTCCGAGCAGGTATGGAATGATGCAAAAAGCCTGACGCAGGAAAGCTCGCTCTATGTAACGGGCGAGATCCGCGAGGAGCCCCGCAGCCAATCCGGTTATGAGATGACGGTAACGGGCATCGAAATCATCCATCTGACAGAGAATTATCCGATTACGCCTAAAGAGCACGGCGTCGATTTTCTGATGGATCATCGCCATCTGTGGCTGCGTACGCAGAAGCAGCGCGCGATTATGGTCATCCGTGCGGAAATTATCCGTGCGATTCAGGAGTATTTTGATACGAACGGATTTACGCTGGTGGATCCGCCGATTTTGACGCCGACATCCGCGGAAGGAACGACGAACCTGTTCCATACGAAGTATTTCGATGAGGATGCCTATCTGACGCAAAGCGGACAGCTGTATATGGAAGCGGCCGCCATGGCACTTGGCAAGGTCTACTCCTTCGGTCCGACATTCCGGGCCGAGAAATCGAAAACCCGCCGTCACCTGATCGAGTTCTGGATGATCGAGCCGGAAATGGCGTTCACGGACCATGAAGAGAGTCTGAAGGTACAGGAGCAGTTCATCGCTCATGTCGTGCAATCGGTCGTTAAAAACTGCCGCCGGGAGCTGGAAACGATCGGCCGCGATATTTCGAAGCTGGAAGCGATCCAGGCTCCGTTCCCGCGGATTACGTATGACGAGGCCATCGAATTCCTGCACACGCAAGGCTTCGATATTCCTTGGGGTGAGGATTTTGGCGCGCCGCATGAAACGGCGATTGCCGAAAAATATGACAAGCCGGTCTTTATTACGCATTATCCGGCCGGCATCAAGGCATTCTACATGAAGCCGGATCCGAACCGTCCGGAAGTCGTGCTGTGCGCGGACATGATCGCGCCAGAAGGCTATGGCGAGATCATCGGCGGTTCGCAGCGGATCGACGATCCGCAGCTGCTCGAAGAGCGCTTCAAGGAGCATGACCTGTCGATGGACACCTACCAGTGGTATATGGATCTGCGGAAATACGGAACGGTTCCACACTCCGGCTTCGGGCTCGGACTGGAGCGGACGGTAGCCTGGATCTGCGGGCTGGATCATGTGCGTGAAACGATTCCGTTCCCAAGAACATTGTATCGGTTGTATCCATAA
- a CDS encoding acetate/propionate family kinase: MNILVINAGSSSLKYQLYNMEDESVLAKGLVERIGMDSSILTHKPTGKQEVTEVSEILEHTTAIRKVLGMLTNEEHGVIESIDSIQAVGHRVVHGGESFKESALVDSEVKAEIRRLFDLAPLHNPASMMGIRAAEMNMPGVPQVVVFDTAFHQTMPEKSYLYAIPRVLYNKYKVRRYGAHGTSHAYVSQAAAEFLNRPIEELKIITCHIGNGASLTAVDGGKSVDTSMGMTPLEGLMMGTRSGDLDPAIVPFVMHKEELTVNEVNSMLNKHSGLLAISGISSDMREITEGMEKGEPNTTLAFNMYEYRLRKYIGSYAAAMNGVDVIVFTAGVGENSIVLRKKVLEQLTYLGVELDEELNSIRSGEPRRISTANSKVEVLVIPTNEELVIARDTHRIVQALYR; the protein is encoded by the coding sequence ATGAATATTCTCGTAATTAACGCAGGCAGCTCCTCGCTTAAATATCAGCTATACAATATGGAGGATGAATCCGTACTGGCCAAAGGCCTGGTGGAACGGATCGGGATGGATTCCTCGATTCTGACCCATAAGCCGACCGGGAAACAGGAAGTGACCGAGGTCAGCGAAATATTGGAGCATACGACCGCGATCCGCAAAGTGCTCGGCATGCTGACGAATGAAGAGCATGGCGTCATCGAATCCATCGACAGCATTCAGGCCGTCGGCCATCGGGTCGTCCACGGCGGCGAGTCCTTCAAGGAATCGGCCCTGGTAGACAGCGAAGTCAAGGCGGAAATCCGCCGCCTGTTCGACCTGGCTCCGCTCCACAATCCCGCTTCCATGATGGGGATCCGGGCAGCGGAAATGAATATGCCGGGCGTACCGCAGGTCGTTGTGTTCGATACTGCCTTCCATCAGACGATGCCGGAAAAATCATACCTGTACGCTATCCCGAGAGTTCTTTATAATAAATATAAAGTACGTCGTTACGGTGCGCATGGTACGTCCCATGCTTATGTGAGCCAAGCGGCAGCCGAGTTTCTGAACCGTCCGATCGAAGAGCTCAAGATCATTACCTGCCACATTGGTAACGGGGCTTCCCTGACCGCCGTTGACGGCGGAAAGTCGGTCGATACATCGATGGGGATGACGCCGCTTGAAGGCTTGATGATGGGTACGCGCAGCGGCGACCTGGATCCTGCCATCGTTCCTTTTGTCATGCATAAGGAAGAGCTTACCGTCAATGAAGTGAATTCGATGCTGAACAAGCACAGCGGCTTGCTCGCGATTTCCGGAATTAGCAGCGATATGCGCGAAATTACGGAAGGCATGGAAAAAGGCGAGCCGAATACGACTTTGGCATTCAACATGTACGAGTACCGGCTCCGTAAATATATCGGGTCCTACGCTGCCGCGATGAACGGCGTGGATGTCATCGTATTTACGGCGGGCGTAGGGGAAAACTCGATTGTCCTCCGCAAAAAGGTGCTTGAGCAGCTTACCTATCTCGGCGTAGAATTGGATGAGGAGCTGAACAGCATTCGTTCCGGCGAACCTCGCCGCATTTCCACGGCGAATTCGAAGGTCGAGGTGCTTGTCATTCCTACCAACGAGGAATTGGTTATCGCTCGGGATACGCATCGTATCGTACAAGCTTTATACCGTTAA
- a CDS encoding 3-hydroxyacyl-CoA dehydrogenase family protein gives MYFKKIGVVGGGTMGQGIAEMLAAKGLDVLLVEKSPERLDYSYRMIETSLDKQLEKWGITQAEKKLILSRIQKVTHIKELGTCDMVIETIIEDLDAKKEVFEQLDQVCPSSVILASNTSTLSLTELASSTKYPERVIGMHFIHPVSKVDLVEIIRGLKTSEQTFTETKRFVEEVADKKGIMVYESPGFVTTRMITLMINEALHLLQEGVASAEDIDDAMRIGYNFQHGPLEMADRFGLDSILAALERMFREYGELKYRPSIVLKKMVRAGQLGVKTGEGFFKYDKDGDRI, from the coding sequence ATGTACTTCAAAAAAATCGGCGTTGTCGGCGGCGGTACGATGGGGCAGGGCATTGCGGAAATGCTCGCCGCCAAAGGGCTTGACGTGCTGCTCGTTGAGAAATCTCCAGAGAGATTGGACTATTCATACCGCATGATCGAAACCAGTCTGGATAAACAGCTGGAGAAATGGGGCATCACGCAGGCAGAGAAGAAGCTTATCCTTAGCCGGATTCAGAAGGTGACGCATATCAAGGAGCTTGGTACCTGCGATATGGTCATCGAGACGATTATAGAAGATTTGGATGCAAAAAAGGAAGTATTTGAACAGCTTGACCAAGTATGTCCGAGCAGTGTCATCTTGGCGAGCAATACATCCACGCTCAGCTTGACGGAGCTTGCCAGCTCCACGAAATATCCCGAGCGTGTTATTGGCATGCACTTTATACATCCCGTATCCAAGGTGGATCTCGTTGAAATTATTCGCGGCTTGAAAACGTCCGAGCAGACGTTTACCGAAACGAAGCGTTTCGTCGAGGAAGTGGCTGACAAGAAAGGCATTATGGTCTATGAGTCTCCTGGCTTCGTAACGACGCGCATGATTACGCTCATGATCAACGAAGCGCTGCATCTGCTTCAGGAAGGCGTAGCGTCTGCGGAAGATATCGACGATGCGATGCGAATCGGCTACAACTTCCAGCACGGGCCGCTTGAAATGGCGGACCGTTTCGGTCTTGACTCCATTCTTGCCGCACTGGAACGCATGTTCCGCGAATACGGCGAGCTGAAATACCGTCCGTCCATCGTGCTTAAGAAGATGGTGCGTGCCGGACAGCTGGGCGTGAAGACCGGCGAGGGCTTTTTCAAGTACGACAAGGATGGTGACCGGATATGA
- a CDS encoding AAA family ATPase, whose translation MPKWTKEVAIGFVPVLLVFLAFIGVNIVPVIIAVALVGGLLFIAKMRGGIAVGAGNERKRKKAGPSKLTFEEIGGQDNAKQELREALDFLIRHEDIKKFGIRPLKGILLTGPPGTGKTLMARAAAHYTNSVFVAASGSEFVEMYVGVGAGRIRDLFKDARTRAEKENKQSAIIFIDEIDVIGGKREGGQQREYDQTLNQLLTEMDGIYSTEAPRILVIAATNRKEMLDSALLRPGRFDRHIQVDLPDKKGRAHILRLHAANKPLHEDVDLEKIAEEAYGFSGAQLESVMNEAAIYTMRENEQFIHQRHLSMAIDKVMMGERSDRESNIEEKKRVAIHELGHAIMAELVRPGSVKQVALSPRGKALGYVRHNPQQEQYLYTKSFLEEQIMIALGGAAAEEIYYGGRSTGSSNDFEQSLNIVETMMKSGLTSLGIINMNMVTTEELMRENNMILEELMSRTKGLLERNRAIFDNSLDILMKEEILSGEQFRCQFRENALLPA comes from the coding sequence ATGCCTAAATGGACAAAAGAAGTAGCGATCGGCTTTGTCCCGGTATTATTGGTGTTCCTGGCTTTTATCGGGGTGAATATCGTGCCGGTCATCATTGCGGTTGCTCTTGTAGGCGGTTTGCTGTTCATCGCAAAGATGCGAGGCGGGATCGCCGTCGGAGCAGGCAATGAGCGCAAACGCAAGAAAGCGGGTCCTTCGAAGCTGACCTTTGAAGAGATCGGCGGGCAGGACAATGCCAAGCAGGAGCTCCGGGAAGCACTTGATTTTCTGATTCGGCATGAAGATATCAAGAAATTCGGCATTCGTCCGCTGAAGGGCATTCTGCTCACCGGTCCTCCGGGGACGGGGAAGACGCTCATGGCCAGAGCGGCCGCCCATTATACCAATTCCGTCTTCGTGGCTGCATCCGGCAGCGAATTCGTTGAAATGTATGTCGGCGTCGGCGCAGGACGCATCCGGGATTTGTTCAAGGATGCCCGCACCCGGGCCGAGAAGGAGAATAAACAGAGCGCGATTATCTTTATCGATGAGATCGACGTCATCGGCGGGAAGCGTGAAGGCGGGCAGCAGCGCGAATATGATCAGACGCTGAACCAGCTGCTGACCGAAATGGACGGGATCTATTCGACCGAAGCGCCGCGTATTCTCGTCATCGCCGCCACGAACCGCAAGGAGATGCTGGATAGCGCCCTGCTTCGTCCGGGAAGATTTGACCGTCATATTCAGGTGGATCTGCCCGATAAGAAGGGACGAGCCCATATTCTGAGACTGCATGCGGCCAACAAACCGCTGCATGAGGATGTGGACCTTGAGAAAATCGCCGAGGAAGCGTACGGCTTCTCGGGCGCCCAGCTGGAAAGCGTCATGAACGAAGCGGCGATTTACACGATGCGCGAGAATGAGCAATTCATTCACCAGCGCCATTTGTCCATGGCCATCGATAAGGTCATGATGGGTGAGCGGTCAGACCGCGAATCCAATATCGAGGAGAAGAAGCGGGTAGCGATCCATGAGCTGGGTCATGCCATTATGGCGGAGCTCGTACGTCCCGGCAGCGTGAAGCAGGTGGCGCTCAGCCCGCGCGGCAAGGCTCTTGGCTATGTGCGTCACAATCCGCAGCAGGAGCAGTATCTCTATACGAAATCGTTCCTGGAAGAGCAGATTATGATCGCGCTTGGCGGAGCTGCCGCGGAAGAAATTTATTACGGCGGACGGAGCACGGGCTCCAGCAATGACTTTGAGCAATCGCTGAACATTGTGGAGACGATGATGAAATCCGGCTTAACCTCACTCGGCATCATCAACATGAATATGGTTACGACCGAGGAATTGATGCGGGAGAATAATATGATCCTAGAAGAGCTCATGTCCCGGACGAAAGGCCTGTTGGAACGGAATCGGGCGATATTCGACAATTCGCTTGACATCCTGATGAAAGAGGAAATCCTGTCCGGTGAGCAGTTTCGTTGTCAATTTCGTGAAAACGCGCTTTTACCAGCATAA
- a CDS encoding DUF5590 domain-containing protein, with protein sequence MKKRTKWILLSISGLLLALLCVQLYYSYVMKDTWNEESLAVQAARQHGGLVTKDKTYKSVWGENNNYWVITGTNQNQQEIMVWVKFTDDNMPVEGKDAVQAELLGNGLSEEQMREQIRKEMPGAVVKRLLPVMYEGEYTWQLQYENQGQLGYRFYRFQDGQAIGEDIILPNQ encoded by the coding sequence TTGAAAAAGAGAACAAAGTGGATACTGCTTAGTATATCCGGGCTGCTGCTGGCGCTGCTGTGCGTGCAGCTGTACTATTCCTATGTCATGAAGGACACGTGGAATGAGGAAAGCTTGGCGGTGCAAGCCGCTCGTCAGCATGGCGGCCTGGTGACGAAAGATAAAACCTACAAATCGGTTTGGGGCGAGAACAACAATTATTGGGTCATCACCGGCACGAATCAGAACCAGCAGGAGATCATGGTTTGGGTGAAGTTTACGGATGACAACATGCCTGTAGAGGGCAAGGACGCGGTTCAGGCCGAGCTGCTCGGCAACGGATTGTCCGAAGAGCAGATGCGCGAGCAGATTCGGAAGGAGATGCCGGGTGCTGTGGTCAAGCGACTGCTCCCTGTAATGTACGAAGGCGAGTATACATGGCAGCTCCAATATGAGAATCAGGGCCAATTAGGTTATCGGTTCTATCGCTTCCAGGACGGACAGGCGATCGGAGAGGACATTATTCTTCCAAATCAATAA
- a CDS encoding amidohydrolase, giving the protein MTTKWMVKNGTFAVLQEGQPVIRGYMVVEDDRITYLGEEEPQVDAETRVMDGTHLLFLPGLVNTHGHAAMSLLRGFGDDLALQVWLQEKMWPMEAKFTADDVYWGTSLSVLEMLKGGTTTFVDMYDHMDQVAKVVQDSGMRGVLTRGVIGLCPPEVQKQKLDEAVAFAKDWHGQAEGRITTMISPHAPYTCPPDFIEKFVQAAHDLNLPIHTHMSETAAEVQQNVNDYGLRPVAHLEKLGVFSRPALVAHAVHLTDEEIEILAKHQVAVSHNPGSNLKLASGVARVPELLKAGVTVSLGTDGPASNNNLDMFEEMRLAALIHKGVSGDPTAVPAAEALRMGTEYGAKSAFLDNVGRLAVGMKADMIALNTDQAHFLPRTDYISHSIYSASAKDVEHVWVDGKQVVKHGSCLTLDEERIRREAQRSFERLSTL; this is encoded by the coding sequence ATGACAACGAAGTGGATGGTTAAGAACGGAACATTTGCCGTGCTTCAGGAAGGACAACCGGTTATCCGCGGGTATATGGTTGTGGAGGACGACCGCATCACGTATCTGGGGGAAGAAGAGCCTCAGGTCGATGCCGAAACCCGGGTGATGGACGGGACGCATCTGTTATTCCTTCCGGGGCTCGTCAACACGCATGGGCATGCAGCCATGTCGCTGCTCCGCGGCTTTGGCGACGATCTGGCGCTGCAAGTTTGGCTGCAGGAGAAGATGTGGCCGATGGAAGCGAAGTTTACGGCAGACGATGTCTATTGGGGCACTTCGCTCTCGGTGCTGGAGATGCTGAAGGGCGGTACGACAACCTTCGTTGACATGTATGACCATATGGATCAGGTAGCGAAGGTTGTCCAAGACTCCGGCATGCGGGGAGTTCTGACGAGAGGCGTCATCGGCTTATGCCCGCCAGAAGTGCAGAAGCAGAAGCTGGATGAAGCGGTTGCTTTTGCGAAAGACTGGCACGGTCAGGCGGAGGGGCGGATCACGACGATGATTTCGCCGCATGCGCCTTACACATGCCCGCCGGACTTTATCGAGAAATTCGTTCAAGCGGCGCATGATTTGAATCTGCCGATCCATACCCACATGTCCGAAACGGCAGCCGAAGTGCAGCAGAATGTGAATGACTATGGACTGCGCCCGGTGGCCCATCTGGAGAAGCTTGGCGTGTTCTCGCGTCCGGCGCTCGTTGCGCATGCGGTGCATTTGACGGATGAAGAGATTGAGATCTTGGCTAAGCATCAGGTGGCGGTATCCCATAACCCGGGCAGCAACCTGAAGCTCGCCAGCGGGGTTGCGCGCGTGCCCGAGCTGTTGAAAGCAGGCGTGACGGTGTCCCTGGGAACCGATGGACCAGCGAGCAATAACAACCTGGACATGTTCGAAGAGATGCGTCTGGCCGCTCTTATCCACAAGGGCGTCAGCGGCGATCCGACAGCCGTTCCGGCAGCCGAAGCGCTTCGAATGGGAACCGAGTATGGAGCGAAATCGGCATTTCTTGATAACGTAGGCAGACTGGCCGTCGGGATGAAGGCCGACATGATCGCGCTGAATACCGATCAAGCGCATTTCCTGCCGCGCACGGATTACATTTCGCATTCGATTTACTCGGCATCCGCCAAGGATGTGGAGCATGTATGGGTTGACGGCAAGCAGGTTGTTAAGCACGGCTCCTGCCTCACGCTGGATGAGGAACGGATCCGCCGTGAAGCCCAGCGTTCATTCGAGCGTCTTTCGACCCTTTAG
- a CDS encoding redox-sensing transcriptional repressor Rex translates to MKSDKISEAVVRRLPVYLRYLNELHKREVSTVSSQELGQKLDLNPAQIRKDLAYFGDFGRKGIGYDVSYLIEKIRQILKLDQKINVALVGAGNLGHALSNYNAFLKDNMKIVAIFDSYPPKIGLKINNLTVQPMEELDQTVQEYGIRIGIITVPDFEAQNVANQLINAGIEAILNFAPTILKAPSHIRIHTADFTTDLQSLAYYLDNGKEDAQHDNEVDG, encoded by the coding sequence ATGAAATCGGATAAAATTTCAGAGGCCGTCGTCCGCAGATTGCCAGTCTATTTGCGCTATTTGAATGAGCTTCATAAGCGGGAGGTGTCCACCGTCTCCTCACAGGAGCTTGGGCAGAAGCTCGACCTGAATCCGGCCCAAATCCGTAAGGATTTGGCCTATTTCGGTGATTTCGGCCGGAAGGGCATCGGTTATGATGTCTCCTATCTCATTGAGAAAATCCGCCAAATCCTGAAGCTGGACCAGAAGATCAACGTTGCGCTGGTCGGTGCGGGCAATCTCGGACATGCGCTATCCAACTACAACGCATTTCTGAAGGATAATATGAAGATTGTGGCGATTTTCGACTCGTATCCTCCGAAGATCGGGCTTAAGATCAATAATTTGACGGTGCAGCCGATGGAAGAGCTGGACCAGACGGTCCAGGAATACGGCATTCGAATCGGGATTATTACGGTTCCGGACTTTGAAGCGCAGAACGTAGCCAATCAGCTGATCAATGCCGGAATCGAGGCGATTTTGAATTTTGCCCCGACGATTTTGAAGGCACCGTCCCACATCCGCATTCATACCGCGGATTTTACGACGGATCTGCAAAGCCTGGCTTACTATTTGGACAATGGGAAGGAGGATGCACAGCATGACAACGAAGTGGATGGTTAA